The sequence AATATGATTGTTTTACCTCTAAGTGCTAGGGCTTATGATGTCCTTATTTTTACACCAGTCATCTCTGTATTATGTATATAATAATCACTTTGGTTTAAAATACCTTAATAAACTGTTAGACTGTGGTGAACACATCATcacattcttttttcctttgtttgtttttagctttTCAGAAGGTTTATTCATGTGCATTTTGGAAACAGGTTTTAGATTCTTCCATTCAGCCAGTAGTTCCTTTTGCATTTCTGCAGGTAGTTCAGCAAAAATATTTGGGTCAACATTAGGAGGAAATACAATTCTTCCTTCTCCAGACGCTTGCTCTCTCTGACCTTTATCCTGAGAGGCTGCTCCAGTGGGCTGCTCTTGGGTGTCTGAACTGTGGGGCTCAAGAAAATGTTGTTGACTTTGCAAGTTCAATACAATTGAATCAGTGTTATTGAAATTCAGTGATTCCTTAGGTACTTGTTCCATATAGTCATCCATTAGTGCACTTTCAGGGTACTCAGGAGGATCCTGTAGACTGAGAATACAATTAGGATTAGGCCTCTGTACCATGGCAGTCTCCATCTCACTGGTAGATTGAAAGTGTTCACTGCATACCAAACTGCTGATACTATGATCTGCTCTTCTGGAATTCGGGGTACtgtgcatttgttcttgtgcaaaAAATGGTAGTGCTCCTTTAGAAAAAGGTAATGGCTGACTCAAAACATTCTTTGTATGGATCCTTTCCCCAGTTTTGTCAGAAATAATTTCCTCTTTAATATCTTCTGGAAGCTGACTGAAGACCTCCTGGTCAATGCCAGCAGGAAGCAAATGAAGTGGGCAAAGAGAAATTTCAGGTTCTTCTGTGCAGCTTTTGGTTTCTAGTGAAGATTCTCTAGTTCTTATATTTCTAATTCTTCCGTCTTGTACAAAACTGCAGGAGTTCACCTGGTCTTGTGGAACACCTTCCATTTTCTGcagcataaaatatattatttagcTACATAATtcatatgaaaaatattaaatgattaaaaGGATACCATGTCATAAATACAATTTTATTGCTAGTGATCCCTTAAATCCTGCTTCTACAAACAAAAATTACCACTGAATGACCCAGCAACAAAGATTTTTCTATTCAGCATAGTACTTAGAGATAGATAATGGACCAGATATTTAAAGAGTTTTGCTGGGGTTGTAAATCAAGTACTGTCTGGCAGCCCAGCTACATCAAAGTCCTTCAATATGCCTAAATACTTATTTACAGACTGTATCATTAAAGTTAGCAtctaaagaaaatttaaaagggCAAAACTTTCAAACAAAATGATGTTGCACCCAGAAAATAAGAATGAGCCTGTGTGTAAAAGTAATTATCAGAGAAAAGAGAAGATATGAGAGCATGGACACCTGAGAAGCTGGGGTAGGGAGTTAACAGAGCTGGATGTCTGCATATAGGTTGTATGACAGATTGTGAAAGGGAAGGTGGTCAGCTATGGACAAATGTGTAGTGAAAAAAGGAgagaaccaagaacaaaagataTAAACTTTGCACATCTCACCTAATGGAGTAATTGCATACCAAATACTGATCATTATAGACGCAAGTGTCTGTTTGCATGTATAAATGTGTGACTTGAAGTCATGATTACTTGTATGTAACCAAGGACCAGAATTTTGATAATTTAACCTCAAGTTTCTAAATACAAAGTAGATCTTAAATGATAAAGAGTACAGTGACTCACAAATACTAAGAATTAAaaaatacagaatcatagaatatcaggttggaagggacctcaggaggtcatctagtccaacccgctgctcagagcagcaccaatccccaatttttgccccagatccctaaatggccccctcaagaattgaactcacaacccgggtttagcaggccaatgcttaaaccactgagctatccctccccccaaagacaTCTGGGATGAAGTgctagccccactgaaatcaatgggagttttactagtgTCTTCAACAGGCCAAGATTTCAACCATGGTCTTTTGTCAACTTCCCTATatacatttccattaaaaaaaaatctatattaaagTAACACATCATAGTTGATTTAAATTATATAAGTGAGATTTGAAGATGAAATCCTACCCTTAATTCCTAGCCTGAACAGGATGAGTTAAGAGCATATGGAAAGCAAAGCAATCCAGTGTTTGAAGACACCCTTATAGCTAAGTGCAAAAAGGTAAATTAAGGGCACTttaacaagattaaattcaagcTAAACAGTtctaaatatttctctctctcataaaaTATCTTTGTCACTTCAGTTCCACCATGAACTATAGATCACACATTACAGAAGCactgaggttttaaaaaatggatgctGAAAAATTAGGCTCTTAATTTCATACTTAGGCATCTActtaagtggcctgatttttcagacatgctgagcaGGCAGAagagctcccattaaagtcagtgggaaacCTAAATTTTAGGCATCCACTTCTGAAAACCTTGACTCCACAAGCTCCTCTCTTTTTCCCACAGTAAAAGTTTCATTGCCTAGTATTGTCCCATTCAAGACATGGTAATTGAAAACAGGTTAATACTACCAAAGAAGGATAGCATAAACACATCTTGTAAATAGCTTGTACTCAGGAGAGCCCACAGAGTCCTTCATTTTTACTACCAAGATGATATTTGGGACTATAAAACTTTTTCAAGTATTAAGGATACTACAGCATATATACAGTCTCAGTCAGAATTTAATGCACTTGATTTGATTGACAGTTTTTAATAATCTTCAACTTACTTTGCCAGCACTTGATGGGGGTGACGACCGAGTTAAATAAAATCCTATGGATCCTTTGGCGAGGCTAGGCAGAGCTTTAAGATTTGAGAAGCAGACGCTCAGAAGGGTAAGATGAAATGGCATCTCCACTTTTATCATCTTTCTAAACAATTTCATAAGGATACCAACCAGTGGGGCTACAACATCACAGCTTCCTGAAcatgaaatgtaaacaaacagcagAATTAATTTAAACTTTTCTATAAGGGGCTGAATGGAATTAAGGTTTGTGCATGAGATAGTCTGGACTTTTAACACTTTGTACTAATGCAAAATAAGTTAGCGTAAAGTACTCTAATTGTTCAATtcactgaaaaatctcagttcttaGGAAATGTGAGGGATTATAACTACAGCTATGCCAAGTAAGGCAGCATTTATTTGATCATCTAAAAATAAAGAGACTTAAGTTTACAGTTTTTGACACTTAAAAaggttttctaaaataaattttatgACTGCAAGAAGTGCCAGATTGACAACCCCAGGGACATGCCCACGGAATCTCTATAGCATAGATATTAATGATACAAACTCTCCTGTTCTGCCCTGTCATCTCTGTTGAGAAGTGATGGGATAATTGAAAAAGTGGTCaatttaaacaaa is a genomic window of Dermochelys coriacea isolate rDerCor1 chromosome 5, rDerCor1.pri.v4, whole genome shotgun sequence containing:
- the POLI gene encoding DNA polymerase iota isoform X2; translated protein: MELPEQQQQEEEEPDWLCPEPGGPGSHAAPARGSSAALGAQSGHGKTVPSGSTAHRVIVHIDLDCFYAQVEMIHNSELRDRPLELLEEFSPLVERLGFDENFVDITELVEKRLAQLQRDGCSKMSVSGHVYNNQTVNLHDVMHIRLVIGSQIAAEMREAMYNRLGLTGCAGVASNKLLSKLVSGTFKPNQQTVLLPESCQDLVGSLDHIRKVPGIGYKTTKRLELLGLSSVRDLQTFSPVILEKELGVSIAQHIQKLSYGEDDSPVASSGPPQSLSDEDSFKKCSSEVEVKKKMEELLANLLDRISKDGRKPHTIRLTIRKFSSTNKWFSRESRQCPIPSHVVQKFGTGSCDVVAPLVGILMKLFRKMIKVEMPFHLTLLSVCFSNLKALPSLAKGSIGFYLTRSSPPSSAGKKMEGVPQDQVNSCSFVQDGRIRNIRTRESSLETKSCTEEPEISLCPLHLLPAGIDQEVFSQLPEDIKEEIISDKTGERIHTKNVLSQPLPFSKGALPFFAQEQMHSTPNSRRADHSISSLVCSEHFQSTSEMETAMVQRPNPNCILSLQDPPEYPESALMDDYMEQVPKESLNFNNTDSIVLNLQSQQHFLEPHSSDTQEQPTGAASQDKGQREQASGEGRIVFPPNVDPNIFAELPAEMQKELLAEWKNLKPVSKMHMNKPSEKLKTNKGKKNVMMCSPQSNSLLRYFKPK
- the POLI gene encoding DNA polymerase iota isoform X3, which codes for MIHNSELRDRPLGVQQKYLVVTCNYEARKLGIQKLMSVRDAKEKCPELVLVNGEDLTQYREMSYKVTELLEEFSPLVERLGFDENFVDITELVEKRLAQLQRDGCSKMSVSGHVYNNQTVNLHDVMHIRLVIGSQIAAEMREAMYNRLGLTGCAGVASNKLLSKLVSGTFKPNQQTVLLPESCQDLVGSLDHIRKVPGIGYKTTKRLELLGLSSVRDLQTFSPVILEKELGVSIAQHIQKLSYGEDDSPVASSGPPQSLSDEDSFKKCSSEVEVKKKMEELLANLLDRISKDGRKPHTIRLTIRKFSSTNKWFSRESRQCPIPSHVVQKFGTGSCDVVAPLVGILMKLFRKMIKVEMPFHLTLLSVCFSNLKALPSLAKGSIGFYLTRSSPPSSAGKKMEGVPQDQVNSCSFVQDGRIRNIRTRESSLETKSCTEEPEISLCPLHLLPAGIDQEVFSQLPEDIKEEIISDKTGERIHTKNVLSQPLPFSKGALPFFAQEQMHSTPNSRRADHSISSLVCSEHFQSTSEMETAMVQRPNPNCILSLQDPPEYPESALMDDYMEQVPKESLNFNNTDSIVLNLQSQQHFLEPHSSDTQEQPTGAASQDKGQREQASGEGRIVFPPNVDPNIFAELPAEMQKELLAEWKNLKPVSKMHMNKPSEKLKTNKGKKNVMMCSPQSNSLLRYFKPK
- the POLI gene encoding DNA polymerase iota isoform X4, with amino-acid sequence MCEIVCCIIDKGVQQKYLVVTCNYEARKLGIQKLMSVRDAKEKCPELVLVNGEDLTQYREMSYKVTELLEEFSPLVERLGFDENFVDITELVEKRLAQLQRDGCSKMSVSGHVYNNQTVNLHDVMHIRLVIGSQIAAEMREAMYNRLGLTGCAGVASNKLLSKLVSGTFKPNQQTVLLPESCQDLVGSLDHIRKVPGIGYKTTKRLELLGLSSVRDLQTFSPVILEKELGVSIAQHIQKLSYGEDDSPVASSGPPQSLSDEDSFKKCSSEVEVKKKMEELLANLLDRISKDGRKPHTIRLTIRKFSSTNKWFSRESRQCPIPSHVVQKFGTGSCDVVAPLVGILMKLFRKMIKVEMPFHLTLLSVCFSNLKALPSLAKGSIGFYLTRSSPPSSAGKKMEGVPQDQVNSCSFVQDGRIRNIRTRESSLETKSCTEEPEISLCPLHLLPAGIDQEVFSQLPEDIKEEIISDKTGERIHTKNVLSQPLPFSKGALPFFAQEQMHSTPNSRRADHSISSLVCSEHFQSTSEMETAMVQRPNPNCILSLQDPPEYPESALMDDYMEQVPKESLNFNNTDSIVLNLQSQQHFLEPHSSDTQEQPTGAASQDKGQREQASGEGRIVFPPNVDPNIFAELPAEMQKELLAEWKNLKPVSKMHMNKPSEKLKTNKGKKNVMMCSPQSNSLLRYFKPK